The DNA region AGCGCCCCTTCCTGTAGCCGCGCGGCGGCGGAGCGGGGCCGTACGCAGGGAGGGGACCCGTCACCGGGTCCCCTCCTCCTTTTTCGGCGTTTCCGCCGGCGGGTCGGGCACGGCGCCCCCGGCGCCCTGCGGCTGCGCCGTGGGCGGCGCGCCGGCCTCCGCCGCGATGGCCGCGGCCGCGGAGTCGGCCAGCGAATCGAGGGCCGTGGTGTCTGGCAGCGAGCGCCCCCACTCCCACCGGTGGCGCACGTCCAGGGAGAACTGGTAGGTCGGGCCCGCGTAGAACGGCCGGGTGAACACGTCGCGCCGCACGCTCTCGTACGCCGCGCGCGCCCGCGTCCGCTCGTTGATCTGGTAGTCCAGGCCGATCCCGGCCAGCGGGCTCTGGTCGCCCACCGCGGGCACCCCCACCTCCAGGGTGAGGAACAGGTCGTTGCTCAGCTCCCAGCCGAACTCGAACGTGGGCGTGGTCAGCCCCACGACCCCGAGCGCCTGCCCCAGCCCGAGCCCACTGCCCAGCTCGGCCCCGCCGGAGCGCACCCGGACGTAGTCCACCAGCCCGGAGCGCGACAGCTCCTGCTCCAGCTCCGCCGCCACCAGCCCGCCGAAGAGCTCCTGGGCCAGGATCTGCTGCGCGAGGGCTCCCGTGGTGCCGCCCAGGTTGGCGGTGGAGCGCCCGAAGATGAGATAGCTCAGCAGCTCCGACTCCGGGAGCGGCGGCCGGGTGTTGGAGCTGAGCCGCAGGGTGGGCGACTGCAGGGTGCCGCCCACCTGTACCTGAACCTGCAGCACCGATCCCGTGCTCGCCTGGTCCAGCGTGCGGACCTGGTTGGTGGCGACGATGTCCAGCGTGGGGTTGAGGTCCGGCGTGCCGTAGAACTGCACCAGCCCCCGCTCGATGTCGAACTCGCGCCGCAGCGGCCCCACGCGCAGGGCGTAGGTCCCGCGCACCGCCTCCAGGTCGCCGTAGATGCGGGGCTCGCCCCCCGCGCGGGTCACCAGCAGGTCGCCCCGGATCTGGATCCGCGCGTCCTCCGACTGCAGCCAGACCCCGTCGTCCACCACCACCTGCAGCCCGGCCACCTGCAGCCCGCCGAACAGGGCGGCGGCGGAGGCGCCGGCGACGCCCTCCGGAATGGTGTCCGCCCCGATCTCCCCCACGTCCACGTCCACGATCGCCGCGGCCCGGCGCTCGCCGAAGGTGGGGATCCGGATCGTCCCTTCCTCCAGTACCAGCCGGCCGGAGAGGGTCGCCTCGGGGAGCCGGCCCGCGATCCTCAGGTTGGACGACACCTTGAGCTGCGCCAGGTCCTCCCGGTCGATGACGTCGAAGTTCTCCGCCAGCACGTTCAGCAGGACGCGCGGCCGCCCCAGCTCGTCCAGGAGGATGGTCCCGGTCACGCTCGCCGTCCCGTCGCTCCGCGCGGTCAGCGTGTCGATCCGGATCTCCTCGCCGCGCAGCACCACCCGCGCGCGGATGTCGGTGAAGCGCTGCTCCAGCGGCACCACGGTCAGCGCCCCGCCGCGAACGGCCGCCACCCCGTTCACCTCCGGGTCGTTCAGCGTACCGCCCACCACCAGGTTGGCGGCGAGCAGGCCCTCGCCCTCCGCGAGCGTGGGAACGGCGGCGCTCACCAGCGAGAGCGGGACGGAATCCGCCGCCACACGCACCTCCAGCGGCTCGTCGCGGAGCAGCTCGAAGCCGGGGACGGTCCCGCCGAGCGAGACCAGCATCGGCACCGAGCCGGTCACGAGCAGGGAGTCCCCGGCCGCCCGCACGAGCGCCTGCCCCACGAGGCGGCGGCCGGCGTAGCGCGCCTCGATCGCCACCTGCGACGCGGAAAAGCCCGCGTAGTCCAGCGAGTCGATGGAGCCGGTGACCACCATTTCCGGCGAGCCGACGGGCCCCTCCAGGACCACCGAGAGGTTGACGATTCCCTCCAGCTCCGGCGCAGCGTTCGTGAGGCGGCGCATGATCGAGAGGTCCACGGCGGTCAGCTGTACGCGCAGCTCGGCCTCGCCGGTGGGCGGGAGCCGGCCGTCCACCAGGATGAGCCCCGTCTCGTCGCCCTCCCGACGGAGCATCAGCCGCTCGATGGCGATGCCGTCCACCCCGCCCCAGCGGATCCGCGCCGGGTTCGCCAGCCGCCACTGCACGTCTCCCAGCCGCAGGGCCAGCGACTGGAGCTCGGTCCCGCGAAGCTCGCGCCCGTCCAGCGCCAGGGAGCCGGAGACCGCGAGGTCGCTCTCCCCGTCGCGCCGCGCCAGCACGCCGAAGGTGGCGAGGCCGGGGACGGCGTTGACCTCCAGGCGGACGCTCTGGAACTGCTCGCGCCCGGCGAGCAGCACCTGCTCGCCCTGCAGGTTGCCGTACCCGGTCCACCCGCCGGGCCCCAGCGAGCCGCGGGCCTCCAGCGCCAGCTGCCCGGCGCGCCAGGTGCCGTAGCGAAGCCCCGTCCCCCGCGTGGCGAAGCTGAACGCCGGGTTGCGGAAGGACCCGGAGATCCACCCCTCGGCGGCGAGGGATCCGGCGAGGTCCGGCTGCTCCACCCCGGCGCGGGCCAGGAGCGGAGCCAGGGTGCTCAGATCCTGGGCGGCGAGGGAGACGCGCAGCGGCTCGGCGACAGGACGGGTCAGCCCCCAGGTGCCCGAGGCGTTGATGCGCGCCCCGCGGAAGGTGGCCGCCAGGGTGTCGATGCGGAGCACCCCATCGTTGGCGGCGAGGCGGACCCGGGCGGCGTCCAGCGGCACTCCCGCAAGGGTGGAGGAACGGGCGTCCAGGTCGATGCGTCCCTCGAAGGTCTCCGGCGTGGTCCCCCGCCCCTGCACCTGCAGCGCGGCGGTGAGGTTCCCGGGGGGGAGCCCCTGCCCGCCCGGGAGGAGCTGCGGGTTCACCCCCGCCACCTGTCCGGTGACGAAGTACGAGGGGACGTCGCCGGGGCGGAACCACCCCTCCAGGTCCACCAGCCCGCCCAGCCCGCGGAGGTCCACGTCGAAGCGGTACGGCTGGCGCCCGCCCCCGCTGAGCTGGATGGGCCCGGTGAGCGGCGAGTTGAAGAGCCCCGGCCTCCCCAGCACCGTGCCCAGCCGGAATTCGCGGAGCTGCCCCGCCACGTCGAACTGCATCCCGTCGCCCGGATCGCGGACCCGGCCGCCCAGGGCGAAGGCGCCGCCCTGGTGCGCCAGGTCCACGTCGAAGCCGAAGTCCTGCGCGCTCCCCCGGGCGGAGAAGGTCCCCGTGAGCGGGCCCTGCACCGGGTTGTTCGCGGCCAGGAGCACGCCGGAGCGGAACGCCTCCACCTGGCCCGACACGTCGAAGCGCAGGGGCTCGCCCGGGAGCAGGGTTCCCCGCGCCGCCAGCCGCCCCGCCGCCCCGCCGAAGTCCACGTCGAAGTTGGCCCGCTCCGCCGTACCCGAGATGGAGAAGGGGCCGCTCAGCGTCGCCGTGCGGAAGGGGAGCTGCGGGTAGAGCTCCGTGAGGGTGGCGAGCGCGAGCGGCGCGGCGCGTCCGCTGACCTCGTAGCGGAGCGCCGGGTCCGTGGAGATGCGGGCCGACAGGTCGGTGACGCGCGTGGCCGGGGCGTCGCCCACCTCGTACGCCACGGCCCCGCCGGTGAGCCGCAGGTCGGAGGGGGTCCCGCTCGCGACGGCAGACCCCCGCAGGACGCCGCGGAGCATCTCCGCCCGCGCGGGGTCGTCGACGAGCGGCGAGAGCGCCGCCAGGTGGAGGGGGCGGGCCTCCACGCGCACCCCGTCCAGCCGGAAGGGCGCATCGCCCCCGACGGCCACGTTCCCGACCGCCGACACCACGGAGCGCTCGCCCGTGGCGTTCTCCGGGCGGAAGCTCGCCGCGAGGTCGATCCGGAGCGCGCCGCCACTCCCCTCTTCGATGGTCTCCAGGCTGGTGACGGTCCCGCGGAGCTCCCCCTCGTAGGGGATCTCGGCCTCGACGAGCTGGTCCAGGGTGGAGAAGTCGAGCGGGTCCAGCGTCAGCCGGGTGTCGTAGAAGCTCCAGGGGCCTTCCCCGCCGACGGTGGCGGCCAGACGGCCCGCCACGCGCGACTCCGGGGTGGTCACCACCAGGTCGCTCGCCCGCAGCGCGGTGCGCCCGCCGGGGAGCGACTCCACGTCGAGCGCGAACGCCGCCCGGCCCTGCGCGGGCACGTCGAAGCCCAGCCCGCGCAGGTCCGAGAAGTCCAGCGGGTTCGCCCGGAGCTGCAGGTCGTAGAGGATCCGGTCCTCGGCCAGGCGGAAGGCGCCCTCGCCGGCGAAGCTGGAGTTCTCCGTGCGCAGCGTCTCCACGGCGAAGCGGTACCGGTCCGGCTGCACCTCCTCGATCCACCCCTCCAGGTCGGTCACGTGCACGTCCGGGTTCACCAGGCGGGCGTCCAGCTCGGCCACCTCCACGCGGATCCCGCGGTCCCCCCCCACCCGCACCAGCGGCAGGTAGGCGTCGATGTCGCGCACCTGGAAGACGCGCATGGCCCGCCCGTCGATCCGCTGCACCGGGGGCCCGCCCCGCGACGCGAAGCGCGCGGCGGCGGGATCGTCCGGCGCGACCGGCCGGGCGATCAGCGCGCGGCCGTCGTAGATGAACACGTCGTGGAACATCAGCGGGCGGGCGGCATCCTCGCCCACGGTGTCGCCGGCCGCGGCGAAGCGCACCTCGTTCCCGTCCGCCTCCACGCGGAAGGCCTCGGTGAGGTTCCACTCCCCGGCCGGGGTCTCGACCAGGCGCACGAAGGGCTCGTAGACCTGCAGCCGGTCGAAGTGGATGGGCCCGGTCCCGGAAAAGGTCGTGGACGCGAAGGTCAGCCGCGCCAGGGGGGCATAGACGATGGTGTCGCCCGAGGGGTCGAGGATGGCCACGCGCCGCAGCGCCATGCGCATGTTCCCCTCCGCGTCCACCTCCTCCAGCTCGAACGCCGAGCGGGGGAGCCGGAGGCGGTTCTGCACCTCCAGCGCCGCCTCGTCCAGCCGCGCCTCGCGCACGTAGACCCGGACCCCCGCCCAGAGCAGGAGGAGCCCGATCAGGAGGCCCGCGAGGGCCAGCCCGGTGCGCTGCGGACCGGAGAGGCGCGCCATCAGAACGCCTGTCCCACGGCGATGTAGAACTGCAGCCGGCTGCGGAACCGACCCTCGGGATCGAACCTGGGGTCGAGGGTCACCGGGTCGCCGGTCTCGGAGAAGCGGATCAGGGGACCGACCGGGTCGTCGTACGGATTGTACGCGGCATCCAGGCGGATCGGACCCACCGGCGTCAGGAACCGGAGCCCGACCCCCGGGGTGAAGCTGAACCGGGACTCGCCGACGAGCGTGTCGCTGGCGCTCGTCCACACCCGTCCACCGTCCACGAAGGCGGCGATGCGGAGGTTCTCGCGGAACACCGGCGATGGCATTCGCAGCTCGACGGAGCCGATCACCATCCTCGTCCCCCCGACCCCGAAGGGAATCGTGTCGCGCGGCAACACGCCCAGGCTGTCGGGCTTCGCGCCCGGCTCGGGCGTGTCCACGTACACGCGCGGCCCCAGGCGGTTGCGCTGAAACCCGCGGACGCTGTTCGGTCCGCCCGCGTAGAACCTGCGCTCCGGGGGGATGTACCCCTCGGCCCCGATCACCCCTTCCAGGAACGTCCCTCCCTGCAGGCGGCCGGCGAGGACCCATCCCTCCCGGATGCGGCGGTAGGCCGACGCATCGCTGAAGAGGCGCAGGAAGCGGTCGTCGGAGGCCAGGAGGGTGGTCGCCCAGTCCACCGTCCCGCGTACCTGGTATCCTGAGACCGGGTACACGTCCGACCGGGTGCGGTCGCGGATCGCGGAAAGGGTGAAGAAGTTCGACCAGCGGCTCTCCTGCAGGGGCTCGATGTCGGCCGCCGTGCACCTTTCCAGCGACACGCAGAAGAAGAGCGGCTCCGCCTGCGTGGAGCCGCGGTTCACGGTCACGGCCGCGATGGCGAGCGTCTGCGGAGCCACCTCCCGGTTGACCGCCAGGCGCCCCCCGGTGGCGGAGCGGAGGTACGTTTCGAGCTCGGAAAGCCGCTCGGAGTACAGGCTGAGCGCGGTGCTGGTCTGCGTTCCGAAGAGGCGCGGCTGCACGAAGTCCGCGGCCACGCGGTAGTTCAGCACGTTTCCGAGGGTGTCGTTCCCCAGCGCCCGGCAGAGGCTCTGTTCCAGCCCGGCCGCCAGCGGCTCGCCCACGCCCACCTTGGAGACCGACGCGGCGAGCTCCAGCGTCCGTCCGCCGCCGAAGAAGTTGCGGTTCAGCCGCCGGGCGTCGGCACGGAAGCAGTCGATGGTCCCGTACCCGCCCGCCACCTCGGCCAGGTACTGCGGCGCCTCCACCACCCGCACGATCACCGTGGCGCTGGCGCTGTCCGGGTTCAGCTGCAGCGAGTCCGGCGCGATCTCGACCGAGGCGAAGCTCACCATCTGGAAGTCGAACAGGTTCCGCTGGCTCCGGGTCAGCTCGGAGGGGCGGAGCACCGCGTCCTCGCGGATGGCGAGCTGGCGGCGGACGGTGCGCTGGCCCAGGCGCTCGGCGCCCAGGATCACCACCGTGTCCACCCGCACCAGCGGGCCAGGCACCGCCTCGAAGCGGGCCTGAGCCACGTCGGCGATGGTGTCGAGCGCGTAGTTGCGGAGGACCTGGGCGTACGCGTAGCCGTTCTCCAGCAGGCGCCCCTGGATGGTGTCGGCGGAGGCGAGGAAGCCGGATCGCCGGAAGGGGCCGCCCTCACGGAGCGGGAGCCTGCGCTCCAGCTCCTCGGGGGGGATGATCCCCTCCGTCCCCGCCACCTCCAGCTCCTGGAGGGTGACCCGATCGCCCGGGACGACGGCGAAGCGCACGGCCACCTCGTCTCCGCCCGCGTTCTCCACCGTGGGGGTGACGCGGGTCCCGTAGTAGCCGTGGTCCCGGTGCACGATCAGGATGCGGGCGACGTCCTGCTGCAGCTCGTTCAGGTCGAGGAAGTGCCTCTGCCGTCCCAGCCCGAAGAGGCAGACGGGGAGCCCCAGGGTGCGGCAGCGGGTAGGCTGGGTGGCGATCACCGCGCGGAGGGTGTCCTCCCGGACCACCATCTCCCCGGCGAACTCCACGCTCTGCACCTCCTTCCCGGCGAACTCGGCGAGCCCCGGGTAGGGGCCGCCCGCCGGGGCGTTCTGGACGCACGCGGCCAGCACCACCGCGAGGCACGCGGCGGCCAGCCGCGCGAAGCGGACGAGCACGCGAGAGATCGGTCCGGAACGGTTCAGCATGCGCGACGGGACGCGTGGAACGGGCGCGGCGGGCCGGACCGGGGCGCCGGGTGGCGCACGCCGGGCCGAGGGCCCGCGGGACGGTGCATCGGTACGCTCAAGCGCCTGCACGGAACGGCGCCCCCCGCGGACGGGAGGTGCTCCAGGGGTGGAAACATCCGGACCGGAACCACCCGCGCTCGCGCATCTAGCGT from Longimicrobiaceae bacterium includes:
- a CDS encoding translocation/assembly module TamB domain-containing protein — its product is MARLSGPQRTGLALAGLLIGLLLLWAGVRVYVREARLDEAALEVQNRLRLPRSAFELEEVDAEGNMRMALRRVAILDPSGDTIVYAPLARLTFASTTFSGTGPIHFDRLQVYEPFVRLVETPAGEWNLTEAFRVEADGNEVRFAAAGDTVGEDAARPLMFHDVFIYDGRALIARPVAPDDPAAARFASRGGPPVQRIDGRAMRVFQVRDIDAYLPLVRVGGDRGIRVEVAELDARLVNPDVHVTDLEGWIEEVQPDRYRFAVETLRTENSSFAGEGAFRLAEDRILYDLQLRANPLDFSDLRGLGFDVPAQGRAAFALDVESLPGGRTALRASDLVVTTPESRVAGRLAATVGGEGPWSFYDTRLTLDPLDFSTLDQLVEAEIPYEGELRGTVTSLETIEEGSGGALRIDLAASFRPENATGERSVVSAVGNVAVGGDAPFRLDGVRVEARPLHLAALSPLVDDPARAEMLRGVLRGSAVASGTPSDLRLTGGAVAYEVGDAPATRVTDLSARISTDPALRYEVSGRAAPLALATLTELYPQLPFRTATLSGPFSISGTAERANFDVDFGGAAGRLAARGTLLPGEPLRFDVSGQVEAFRSGVLLAANNPVQGPLTGTFSARGSAQDFGFDVDLAHQGGAFALGGRVRDPGDGMQFDVAGQLREFRLGTVLGRPGLFNSPLTGPIQLSGGGRQPYRFDVDLRGLGGLVDLEGWFRPGDVPSYFVTGQVAGVNPQLLPGGQGLPPGNLTAALQVQGRGTTPETFEGRIDLDARSSTLAGVPLDAARVRLAANDGVLRIDTLAATFRGARINASGTWGLTRPVAEPLRVSLAAQDLSTLAPLLARAGVEQPDLAGSLAAEGWISGSFRNPAFSFATRGTGLRYGTWRAGQLALEARGSLGPGGWTGYGNLQGEQVLLAGREQFQSVRLEVNAVPGLATFGVLARRDGESDLAVSGSLALDGRELRGTELQSLALRLGDVQWRLANPARIRWGGVDGIAIERLMLRREGDETGLILVDGRLPPTGEAELRVQLTAVDLSIMRRLTNAAPELEGIVNLSVVLEGPVGSPEMVVTGSIDSLDYAGFSASQVAIEARYAGRRLVGQALVRAAGDSLLVTGSVPMLVSLGGTVPGFELLRDEPLEVRVAADSVPLSLVSAAVPTLAEGEGLLAANLVVGGTLNDPEVNGVAAVRGGALTVVPLEQRFTDIRARVVLRGEEIRIDTLTARSDGTASVTGTILLDELGRPRVLLNVLAENFDVIDREDLAQLKVSSNLRIAGRLPEATLSGRLVLEEGTIRIPTFGERRAAAIVDVDVGEIGADTIPEGVAGASAAALFGGLQVAGLQVVVDDGVWLQSEDARIQIRGDLLVTRAGGEPRIYGDLEAVRGTYALRVGPLRREFDIERGLVQFYGTPDLNPTLDIVATNQVRTLDQASTGSVLQVQVQVGGTLQSPTLRLSSNTRPPLPESELLSYLIFGRSTANLGGTTGALAQQILAQELFGGLVAAELEQELSRSGLVDYVRVRSGGAELGSGLGLGQALGVVGLTTPTFEFGWELSNDLFLTLEVGVPAVGDQSPLAGIGLDYQINERTRARAAYESVRRDVFTRPFYAGPTYQFSLDVRHRWEWGRSLPDTTALDSLADSAAAAIAAEAGAPPTAQPQGAGGAVPDPPAETPKKEEGTR
- a CDS encoding BamA/TamA family outer membrane protein; amino-acid sequence: MLVRFARLAAACLAVVLAACVQNAPAGGPYPGLAEFAGKEVQSVEFAGEMVVREDTLRAVIATQPTRCRTLGLPVCLFGLGRQRHFLDLNELQQDVARILIVHRDHGYYGTRVTPTVENAGGDEVAVRFAVVPGDRVTLQELEVAGTEGIIPPEELERRLPLREGGPFRRSGFLASADTIQGRLLENGYAYAQVLRNYALDTIADVAQARFEAVPGPLVRVDTVVILGAERLGQRTVRRQLAIREDAVLRPSELTRSQRNLFDFQMVSFASVEIAPDSLQLNPDSASATVIVRVVEAPQYLAEVAGGYGTIDCFRADARRLNRNFFGGGRTLELAASVSKVGVGEPLAAGLEQSLCRALGNDTLGNVLNYRVAADFVQPRLFGTQTSTALSLYSERLSELETYLRSATGGRLAVNREVAPQTLAIAAVTVNRGSTQAEPLFFCVSLERCTAADIEPLQESRWSNFFTLSAIRDRTRSDVYPVSGYQVRGTVDWATTLLASDDRFLRLFSDASAYRRIREGWVLAGRLQGGTFLEGVIGAEGYIPPERRFYAGGPNSVRGFQRNRLGPRVYVDTPEPGAKPDSLGVLPRDTIPFGVGGTRMVIGSVELRMPSPVFRENLRIAAFVDGGRVWTSASDTLVGESRFSFTPGVGLRFLTPVGPIRLDAAYNPYDDPVGPLIRFSETGDPVTLDPRFDPEGRFRSRLQFYIAVGQAF